In Polaromonas sp. JS666, one genomic interval encodes:
- a CDS encoding class II glutamine amidotransferase, whose product MSGRRSTQLNFSLQTLAAHSAGGSTTRDGWGVAFYQGNDAALFREPTAASGSPLVRFLQSQGPSTALAISHIRHATRGALNLSNTQPFARELAGRMHVFAHNGNLVGIERAGNLAFDRYRPVGTTDSEHAFCALLERLHGLWNRASPPPLPERRAVIAEFAADLRKLGPANFLYADGDILFAHGHRRIQSTTGRVAPPGLCLWSCHCTDPGEPVHASGVTVAPGFQEMVLVASVPLTGEVWRPLEEGELVVVVSGGRLLDDSGP is encoded by the coding sequence ATGTCGGGCCGGCGCTCGACGCAGTTGAACTTCTCGCTTCAGACGCTGGCTGCCCACAGCGCTGGCGGCAGCACGACCCGCGACGGTTGGGGTGTCGCGTTCTATCAGGGCAACGATGCGGCCCTGTTTCGGGAACCGACGGCAGCGAGCGGCAGTCCCCTCGTGCGCTTCCTCCAGTCGCAAGGCCCGAGCACGGCGCTGGCCATCTCACACATCCGGCATGCCACGCGCGGGGCGCTCAATCTGTCAAATACCCAGCCTTTTGCGCGCGAGCTTGCCGGCCGCATGCATGTGTTCGCCCACAACGGGAATCTGGTGGGGATCGAGCGCGCCGGGAACCTGGCGTTCGATCGCTACCGCCCCGTCGGCACGACCGACTCAGAACACGCCTTCTGCGCGCTGCTGGAGCGCCTTCACGGCCTGTGGAACCGCGCATCGCCGCCTCCGCTCCCAGAACGCCGCGCGGTTATAGCGGAGTTCGCCGCCGATCTGCGCAAGCTCGGGCCCGCCAACTTCCTCTACGCCGATGGCGACATCCTGTTCGCCCACGGGCATCGACGTATCCAGTCCACCACCGGCCGTGTCGCGCCGCCCGGTCTTTGTCTCTGGTCGTGTCACTGCACGGACCCCGGCGAGCCCGTCCATGCCAGCGGGGTGACGGTCGCACCCGGCTTCCAGGAGATGGTGCTCGTGGCCAGTGTTCCGCTCACGGGCGAGGTATGGCGCCCGCTCGAAGAGGGTGAACTGGTGGTGGTGGTGTCGGGTGGAAGACTGCTTGATGACAGCGGACCGTGA
- a CDS encoding (Fe-S)-binding protein — protein sequence MIDMLVFKQFQEAIEHLGEMAQPEPIADEERVSRAKAVMRRKTDRGLALDLEACVNCGYCSEACHFYQSTQDPKYTPTRKLDLLRRVHARESSAFAPIVRWFTRDISLEDLQEWQELVYDSCAECGRCSMVCPMGINIARGVNVMREALSEAGLAPLELMAVAQEQAGRGTVFGVGPAELAQVVKALREQGIRVPLDEPRADVLLVTTVIDVLLFQDALAATARILNHLGVDWTLRSAGFEAANFGLLAGNEALQKAASQRLIDEALVIGAKVLILPECGHAYPALRWEGKLADGKPLPFEVLAAAEFVGREIRGGRLALSPGDSNRKLTYHDACKLARHGGVIDEPRVALRALGVDFRETTPTAELNWCCGGGAGAFLINRAAPLRHKAWEIKRAQIDATGADTVVVSCASCRLNFMEGAEIGQSRMRIESLVELVVAQLPGLPATVREPSPDPDV from the coding sequence ATGATTGACATGCTCGTATTCAAGCAGTTCCAGGAGGCCATTGAGCATCTGGGCGAGATGGCCCAGCCCGAGCCCATCGCGGACGAGGAGCGGGTGTCCCGGGCCAAAGCGGTCATGCGGCGCAAGACCGACCGGGGTCTGGCGCTCGACCTCGAGGCTTGCGTCAATTGCGGCTACTGTTCCGAGGCCTGCCACTTTTACCAGTCCACGCAGGACCCGAAGTACACGCCGACCCGCAAGCTGGACCTGCTGCGCCGCGTGCACGCGCGGGAAAGCTCGGCGTTCGCCCCCATCGTGCGCTGGTTCACGCGCGACATCAGCCTGGAGGATCTGCAGGAATGGCAGGAACTCGTCTATGACTCCTGCGCCGAGTGTGGCCGTTGTAGCATGGTCTGCCCGATGGGCATCAACATTGCCCGCGGCGTCAACGTGATGCGCGAGGCGCTGTCCGAAGCGGGCCTGGCGCCGCTGGAACTGATGGCGGTTGCCCAGGAGCAGGCCGGTCGCGGAACGGTGTTTGGGGTCGGACCGGCCGAACTGGCGCAGGTGGTCAAGGCGCTGCGCGAGCAGGGTATCCGCGTGCCGCTCGACGAGCCACGGGCCGATGTGTTGCTGGTCACGACCGTGATCGACGTGCTGCTGTTCCAGGACGCGTTGGCTGCGACCGCACGAATCCTCAATCATCTGGGTGTCGACTGGACGCTGCGCAGCGCCGGGTTCGAGGCCGCCAACTTCGGGCTGCTGGCCGGCAACGAGGCCTTGCAGAAGGCGGCCAGCCAACGGCTCATTGACGAAGCGCTGGTGATTGGCGCCAAGGTCCTGATCCTTCCGGAATGTGGCCACGCCTACCCGGCTCTGCGCTGGGAAGGGAAGTTGGCCGATGGAAAGCCACTGCCGTTCGAGGTGCTGGCGGCGGCCGAGTTCGTTGGACGCGAGATCCGCGGGGGGCGCCTCGCACTCTCGCCCGGCGATTCGAACCGCAAGCTGACCTATCACGATGCCTGCAAGCTCGCGCGCCATGGCGGCGTGATCGACGAGCCCCGCGTCGCGCTGCGCGCGCTGGGCGTCGATTTCCGCGAAACAACGCCCACGGCCGAGCTGAACTGGTGCTGTGGCGGGGGAGCCGGGGCCTTCCTGATCAATCGTGCAGCGCCGCTGCGGCACAAGGCATGGGAAATCAAGCGGGCGCAAATCGATGCCACCGGCGCCGACACGGTCGTGGTGTCGTGCGCGAGTTGCCGCCTCAACTTCATGGAAGGCGCCGAAATCGGGCAGTCGCGGATGCGCATTGAAAGCCTGGTCGAGCTCGTCGTCGCCCAATTGCCAGGACTACCGGCTACCGTGCGCGAGCCATCCCCCGACCCGGATGTGTGA
- a CDS encoding thymidine phosphorylase family protein, producing MQTPPTPLSSLTPHKLRLRRLGIDTYQEPVLYMHRDCRVCHSEGFEAQSRVELALGDRTIVATLNVVSGDFLAPDEAGLSEAAWRLLGAQEGDMVSPRHPAPIESLGHVRAKVYGRHLTQAAITAVIEDVTAGRYSDLQLAAFVTACAGDRLDQEETVSLTRAMVAAGERIDWGEGLVMDKHCVGGLPGNRTTMVIVPIVAACGLRMPKTSSRAITSPAGTADTMETLAPVDLDVAQIRRVVERTGGCVVWGGAVRLSPADDILIRVERPLDLDSQGQLVASILSKKVAAGSTHVLIDMPVGPTAKVRSAEAADLLGRLLGQVGQTLGLRMRVVQTDGLAPVGRGIGPALEARDVLAVLRNLATAPADLAQRSLLLAGEVLEFGGAAPAGGGLALASAVLADGRAWRKFQDICAAQGGLREPPVAAHQQAVHALRSGSVLAIDNRRLARIAKLAGAPGAACAGIDLHVRPGEFVERGQPLFTLHAATPGELAYALEYAASQAETVHVLEDA from the coding sequence ATGCAAACCCCGCCGACTCCGCTTTCTTCACTCACTCCGCACAAGCTGCGCCTGCGGCGGCTGGGCATAGACACCTACCAGGAGCCGGTGCTCTACATGCATCGCGACTGCCGCGTCTGCCACTCGGAAGGCTTCGAGGCGCAATCCCGGGTGGAGCTCGCGCTGGGCGACCGCACCATTGTCGCCACGCTGAATGTGGTGTCTGGTGACTTTCTGGCCCCCGACGAGGCCGGCCTGTCCGAGGCGGCGTGGCGTCTGCTCGGGGCGCAAGAAGGTGACATGGTCTCGCCGCGCCACCCCGCACCGATCGAATCACTGGGTCATGTGCGTGCCAAAGTCTATGGACGGCACCTCACCCAGGCCGCCATCACGGCCGTGATTGAAGACGTGACCGCGGGTCGCTACTCGGACCTGCAGCTGGCGGCCTTTGTCACAGCCTGTGCCGGCGACCGGCTGGACCAGGAAGAGACCGTCTCGCTCACCCGCGCGATGGTCGCCGCCGGCGAGCGGATTGACTGGGGTGAGGGCCTGGTCATGGACAAACACTGCGTGGGCGGGCTGCCGGGCAACCGAACGACCATGGTGATCGTGCCCATCGTGGCGGCCTGCGGACTGCGCATGCCCAAAACCTCGTCGCGCGCCATCACCTCCCCCGCCGGTACGGCCGACACCATGGAGACACTGGCGCCGGTGGACCTGGATGTGGCGCAGATCCGCCGGGTGGTGGAACGCACCGGCGGCTGCGTGGTGTGGGGCGGCGCGGTACGCCTGAGCCCGGCGGACGACATCCTGATCCGGGTGGAACGCCCGCTGGACCTGGACAGCCAGGGCCAGCTGGTGGCGTCGATTTTGTCCAAGAAGGTGGCGGCGGGTTCCACCCACGTGCTGATCGACATGCCCGTGGGGCCCACCGCCAAGGTTCGCAGCGCCGAGGCGGCGGATTTGCTGGGCCGGCTGCTCGGCCAGGTGGGGCAGACCCTCGGACTGCGGATGCGCGTGGTGCAGACTGACGGCCTGGCCCCGGTGGGCCGCGGCATAGGCCCCGCGCTGGAGGCGCGCGACGTGCTGGCCGTGTTACGCAACCTGGCCACCGCGCCGGCCGACCTGGCCCAGCGCTCGCTGCTGTTGGCCGGTGAAGTGCTCGAGTTCGGTGGTGCCGCGCCGGCCGGTGGCGGGCTGGCGCTGGCCAGCGCCGTGCTGGCCGACGGGCGTGCCTGGCGCAAGTTCCAGGACATCTGTGCGGCTCAGGGTGGCCTGCGCGAGCCGCCCGTAGCCGCGCACCAGCAGGCGGTGCATGCCCTGCGCAGCGGCAGCGTTCTCGCCATCGACAACCGGCGCCTGGCCCGCATTGCCAAACTGGCCGGTGCCCCCGGGGCGGCTTGCGCGGGCATCGACCTGCATGTTCGGCCGGGTGAGTTCGTCGAGCGCGGCCAGCCGCTGTTCACGCTGCACGCAGCCACGCCGGGTGAGCTGGCCTATGCATTGGAATACGCGGCCTCGCAGGCTGAGACCGTGCATGTGCTGGAGGATGCCTGA
- a CDS encoding NAD(P)H-dependent oxidoreductase, protein MTSKQVLLIQGHPDTSAHHLCHALAAAYASGAQEGGHVVRSLIVAELDFALLRSQKAWEDSELPAGLQQAQDDIRWAQHIVLFFPLWLGDMPALLKGFLEQVARPGFAFEREGGSTAFTKKGLTGRSARVVVTMGMPALLYRWYFRAHSVKSLERNILGFAGIAPVHETLIGMVGNFKAGDAERWLGKLRRLGLKAQ, encoded by the coding sequence ATGACGTCCAAACAGGTCCTGCTGATCCAGGGTCACCCCGACACGTCCGCTCACCACCTGTGCCATGCCCTGGCCGCGGCCTACGCCAGCGGCGCGCAAGAGGGCGGCCATGTGGTGCGCTCGCTCATCGTGGCAGAGCTCGACTTTGCGCTGCTGCGCAGCCAGAAAGCCTGGGAGGACAGCGAGTTGCCCGCCGGCCTGCAGCAGGCGCAGGACGACATTCGCTGGGCCCAGCACATCGTGCTGTTCTTCCCGCTGTGGCTGGGCGACATGCCCGCGCTCCTGAAGGGCTTTCTGGAACAGGTAGCCCGGCCCGGTTTTGCCTTTGAACGCGAGGGCGGCAGCACCGCCTTCACGAAAAAGGGGCTGACGGGCCGCTCGGCCCGCGTCGTGGTCACGATGGGCATGCCCGCCCTGCTCTACCGCTGGTACTTCCGCGCACACAGCGTCAAGTCACTGGAACGCAACATTCTGGGTTTTGCCGGCATCGCGCCCGTGCATGAGACGCTGATCGGGATGGTGGGAAATTTCAAGGCAGGCGACGCGGAGCGGTGGCTGGGCAAGCTGCGGCGACTGGGACTGAAAGCGCAGTGA
- a CDS encoding cation-translocating P-type ATPase, with protein sequence MMQTGKFKDPSVRDADEVARAFGADLDSGLTSQEAARRLSESGPNELRATPRAPAWRRILAHFQDPLIYLLLAAIAISLIAWAIDGWVGWPVDAIVIAAIVVLNGVLGYAQEAKAQDAVAALARMTAVTSAVVRDGQVLRVPSADLVPGDLLVLGEGDAVGADGRLVLATSLRVQEASLTGESEAVLKDAATLREPATLGDRFNMVFKGTAIAQGSGRAVVTATGMDTQVGAIAEMLKATAQESTPLQKEVARIGRMLGIAVIIIALVVVATVLLLSEIHSAADVIDVLLLGVALAVAAVPEGLPAILSVVLALGVQRMARHNAIIKNLSSVETLGCASVICSDKTGTLTRSEMTIERVMTASGETRITGVGYAPHGQVEHEGARLGAGALHAEHVVVLSGGSLAGNADLRQSEDGAWEIHGDPTEAAFLVAERKLGHAEMRERRERRFERIGDIPFTSERKMMSTIALDHEHGDAVVVVTKGAPDVLLGRCSRARVGMESVELDEALRAKILADVDTLSDAALRTLAVAYRPLGPNENPQATDTLERDLIFVGTVGMIDPPREEAAQAIAEARRAGIRIIMITGDHPRTAARIAADLGIVDADAAALTGAELDALDDAGFAEAVRKTSVYARVAPAHKLRIVDALQARGDIVAMTGDGVNDAPALKSADIGIAMGMTGTEVTKEAAKMILADDNFATIIEAVREGRGIFDNIRKFLRYLLSSNMGEVLTVFLGVVGAGVIGLTGTQTAGGGAVVLPLLATQILWLNLITDSWPALAMGVDPPTDDVMARKPRHPGERIIDARMWAGVLQIGVVVAMVTLLTMDVYLPGGLIEGTQDLATARTAGFTVLVFAHLFNCFNARSETTSAFTHLFVNPWLWGAVALSALLQAAVVNLDFLNLAFGTVPLTLHQWLVCAAMGSVVLWFSELRKLVGRVLKKYLLPQGKSMLTSKEVV encoded by the coding sequence ATGATGCAAACCGGCAAATTCAAGGACCCGTCCGTCCGGGACGCTGACGAAGTAGCCAGGGCTTTCGGGGCAGACCTCGACAGCGGGCTGACGTCGCAGGAAGCCGCGCGCCGGCTCTCGGAAAGCGGCCCCAACGAGTTGCGCGCAACCCCGCGCGCACCCGCCTGGCGCCGCATCCTGGCGCACTTCCAGGATCCGCTGATCTACCTGTTGCTGGCCGCCATTGCCATCTCGCTCATCGCCTGGGCGATCGACGGCTGGGTCGGCTGGCCCGTCGACGCGATCGTGATCGCGGCCATCGTCGTCCTCAACGGAGTCCTGGGTTACGCGCAGGAAGCGAAAGCCCAGGATGCCGTGGCTGCGCTGGCCCGGATGACCGCGGTGACCTCGGCGGTCGTGCGTGACGGGCAGGTGCTGCGGGTGCCGAGTGCCGATCTGGTGCCCGGGGACTTGCTGGTGCTCGGCGAAGGTGACGCCGTCGGAGCGGACGGGCGCCTGGTGCTGGCCACCTCGCTGCGTGTACAGGAAGCCTCGCTGACGGGCGAGAGCGAGGCGGTGCTCAAGGATGCGGCCACCTTGCGCGAACCGGCCACCCTCGGCGACCGGTTCAACATGGTCTTCAAGGGCACCGCCATCGCGCAGGGCAGCGGCCGGGCCGTGGTGACGGCGACCGGCATGGACACGCAGGTGGGCGCCATCGCCGAAATGCTCAAGGCGACCGCCCAGGAAAGCACGCCGCTGCAGAAGGAAGTCGCCCGCATCGGGCGCATGCTGGGCATCGCGGTGATCATCATTGCCCTGGTGGTGGTCGCAACCGTTTTGCTGCTGTCGGAGATCCACAGTGCGGCCGATGTCATTGACGTGTTGCTGCTGGGTGTCGCCCTGGCCGTGGCGGCCGTGCCCGAAGGGCTGCCGGCGATCCTGTCGGTGGTGCTCGCCCTGGGGGTGCAGCGGATGGCCAGGCACAACGCGATCATCAAGAACCTTTCGTCGGTGGAGACGCTGGGCTGCGCCTCGGTCATCTGCTCGGACAAGACCGGCACGCTGACCCGCTCGGAGATGACCATTGAACGGGTCATGACCGCTTCCGGCGAAACCCGTATCACCGGGGTGGGATACGCTCCCCACGGCCAGGTGGAGCACGAGGGCGCCAGGCTCGGTGCCGGTGCACTGCATGCCGAGCACGTGGTGGTGCTCAGCGGGGGCAGTCTGGCCGGCAACGCAGACCTGCGCCAAAGCGAGGACGGTGCCTGGGAGATCCACGGCGACCCCACCGAAGCGGCCTTTCTGGTGGCCGAACGCAAGCTGGGCCACGCCGAAATGCGCGAGCGGCGCGAGCGGCGTTTCGAGCGCATTGGTGACATCCCGTTCACGTCCGAGCGCAAGATGATGTCGACGATAGCGCTCGACCACGAACACGGCGACGCGGTCGTCGTGGTCACCAAGGGCGCACCGGACGTCCTGCTGGGGAGGTGCAGCCGGGCACGGGTGGGGATGGAGTCGGTCGAACTCGACGAAGCGCTGCGGGCGAAGATTCTGGCCGACGTTGACACGCTGTCCGATGCCGCGCTGCGCACCCTGGCCGTGGCCTACCGCCCCCTCGGCCCGAACGAGAACCCGCAGGCCACGGACACCCTGGAGCGCGACCTCATCTTCGTCGGCACCGTGGGCATGATAGACCCGCCGCGCGAAGAGGCGGCGCAGGCCATTGCCGAAGCGCGGCGCGCCGGCATCCGGATCATCATGATCACCGGCGACCACCCGCGCACCGCGGCCCGCATTGCCGCAGACCTGGGCATCGTCGATGCCGACGCCGCGGCGCTGACAGGCGCCGAGCTCGATGCGCTCGACGATGCGGGGTTTGCGGAGGCGGTGCGCAAGACGTCCGTCTACGCCCGGGTGGCGCCAGCGCACAAGCTGCGCATCGTCGACGCGCTGCAGGCCCGTGGAGACATCGTCGCGATGACCGGTGACGGCGTCAACGACGCGCCGGCGCTCAAATCGGCGGACATCGGCATCGCGATGGGCATGACCGGAACCGAAGTGACGAAGGAGGCGGCCAAGATGATCCTTGCCGATGACAACTTCGCGACCATCATTGAGGCGGTGCGGGAAGGTCGCGGCATCTTCGACAACATCCGCAAGTTCCTGCGTTACCTGTTGTCCTCGAACATGGGCGAGGTGCTGACGGTGTTCCTCGGTGTGGTCGGAGCCGGCGTGATCGGACTGACGGGCACGCAGACCGCCGGCGGCGGCGCAGTGGTGCTGCCGCTGCTGGCCACGCAGATCCTGTGGCTCAACCTGATCACCGACTCCTGGCCTGCGCTGGCGATGGGCGTGGACCCGCCAACCGACGACGTCATGGCCCGCAAGCCGCGCCACCCGGGTGAGCGAATCATCGACGCCCGCATGTGGGCCGGGGTGCTCCAGATCGGTGTGGTGGTGGCCATGGTGACCCTGCTGACGATGGACGTGTACCTGCCGGGCGGGCTGATCGAAGGCACGCAGGATCTCGCCACCGCACGCACCGCGGGCTTCACGGTGCTGGTCTTCGCCCACCTGTTCAACTGCTTCAACGCCCGCTCCGAGACCACGAGCGCGTTCACACACCTGTTCGTCAACCCCTGGCTGTGGGGCGCGGTTGCCCTGTCGGCGCTGCTGCAGGCGGCGGTCGTCAACCTCGATTTCCTCAATCTCGCCTTCGGCACCGTGCCGCTGACGCTCCATCAGTGGCTGGTCTGCGCCGCGATGGGCAGCGTGGTGCTGTGGTTCAGCGAACTGCGCAAGCTGGTGGGTCGTGTCTTGAAAAAATACCTTCTTCCCCAAGGAAAATCAATGTTGACCTCGAAGGAAGTCGTGTAG
- a CDS encoding ribose-phosphate pyrophosphokinase, whose translation MLIVALPGEARLAGRLARLLRCGWSELRLHRFPDGETLVRIDAPVMGRCVVLAGSLNQPDGKTLPLLFAADAARELGASRVGLVAPYLAYMRQDHRFNAGEAVTSRSYARLLSASLDFLVTVDPHLHRWRNLGDIYPIRTQAVAAAPMIARWLRSHVDHPLVIGPDQESGQWVAEVARLTDAPWTVLGKTRLGDRDVQVTLADGGPWPGKTPVLLDDIISTGQTLVAAATALTQAGMAAPLCIGVHALFDSGALQRLQDAGVTRVVTCDTISHTSNAIRLAPLLARAVLAVSHHSTQGKPP comes from the coding sequence ATGCTGATCGTTGCCCTTCCAGGTGAGGCCCGGCTCGCGGGCAGGCTGGCGCGCCTGCTGCGCTGCGGCTGGAGCGAGCTGCGGCTGCACCGTTTTCCCGACGGGGAAACCCTGGTGCGCATTGACGCGCCGGTGATGGGCCGCTGCGTCGTGCTGGCCGGCAGCCTGAACCAGCCCGACGGCAAGACCCTGCCCCTGCTGTTTGCCGCCGACGCGGCACGCGAGCTGGGCGCCTCGCGGGTCGGCCTGGTGGCGCCCTACCTGGCCTACATGCGGCAGGACCACCGCTTTAACGCTGGCGAGGCGGTCACTTCGCGCAGCTATGCACGGCTGCTCTCGGCATCACTTGACTTCCTCGTCACGGTCGACCCGCACCTGCATCGCTGGCGCAATCTGGGCGATATCTATCCGATCCGCACGCAGGCGGTCGCGGCAGCCCCCATGATCGCGCGCTGGCTGCGCAGCCATGTCGACCATCCGCTGGTGATCGGACCTGACCAGGAAAGCGGGCAATGGGTTGCCGAGGTGGCCCGGCTGACGGATGCCCCCTGGACGGTGCTGGGCAAGACCCGCCTGGGCGACCGCGATGTGCAGGTCACGCTGGCCGATGGCGGCCCCTGGCCCGGCAAGACGCCGGTGCTGCTGGACGACATCATCTCCACCGGCCAGACCCTGGTCGCCGCTGCCACGGCGCTGACGCAGGCCGGCATGGCCGCACCCCTGTGCATTGGCGTGCATGCCCTGTTTGACAGCGGCGCACTGCAACGGCTGCAGGACGCGGGCGTGACACGCGTGGTGACCTGCGATACGATTTCCCACACCTCCAATGCCATCCGCCTGGCGCCGCTGCTGGCCAGGGCCGTGCTCGCCGTCTCACACCACAGTACACAGGGCAAGCCACCATGA
- a CDS encoding ABC transporter permease, with protein sequence MISLAGRDILHAWGKFVLTGFGLGLLIGVTLTFAGVYRGMVDDAKVLLANSGADLWVVQKDTQGPYAESSSLRDDAYRSVRGLPGVEQAANVTYLTMQVRGSAGDVRAMVVGFEPGQPGEPGYLMAGRRITRSHYEAVADVKTGFALDERIRIRRHEYTVVGLTRRMVSSGGDPMVFIPLKDAQEAQFLKDNDAIVSERERTAANPAFNRPGVPGLLEAVTASQASSHNVNAVLVRMADGHSPEALVQTIRRWKHLQAYSRTEMEELLIAKLIATAARQIGMFLVILAVVSAAIVAFIIYTMTLGKIREIAVLKLIGTHDRTIASMILQQALGLGVIGFIVGKLSASLWAPLFPKYVLLETSDAVLGFFLAMVVCALASTLAIRVALKVDPAAAIGG encoded by the coding sequence GTGATCAGCCTGGCCGGCCGCGACATCCTGCACGCTTGGGGAAAGTTCGTTCTCACGGGCTTTGGGTTGGGGTTGCTGATCGGCGTCACACTGACCTTTGCCGGGGTTTACCGCGGCATGGTGGACGACGCCAAGGTGCTGCTCGCCAACAGCGGTGCCGACCTGTGGGTGGTACAGAAGGACACGCAGGGGCCCTACGCGGAGTCGTCCAGCCTGCGTGACGACGCCTATCGCAGCGTGCGCGGCCTGCCCGGCGTCGAGCAGGCCGCAAATGTCACTTACCTGACCATGCAGGTGCGCGGCAGCGCCGGTGACGTGCGCGCCATGGTGGTCGGCTTCGAGCCCGGCCAGCCGGGTGAGCCCGGCTACCTGATGGCGGGCCGGCGGATCACCCGCAGCCACTATGAAGCCGTGGCCGACGTGAAGACCGGCTTCGCGCTCGACGAGCGCATCCGCATCCGCCGCCACGAATACACGGTGGTGGGACTGACCCGGCGCATGGTGTCTTCCGGTGGCGACCCGATGGTGTTCATCCCGCTGAAGGACGCGCAGGAAGCGCAGTTCCTGAAGGACAACGACGCCATCGTCAGCGAGCGCGAGCGCACCGCTGCCAATCCGGCTTTCAACCGCCCCGGTGTGCCCGGTTTGCTGGAGGCCGTCACCGCCTCCCAAGCCAGCAGCCACAACGTCAACGCCGTGCTGGTGCGCATGGCCGATGGCCACTCTCCCGAAGCGCTGGTGCAAACCATCCGGCGCTGGAAACACCTGCAGGCTTACTCGCGCACCGAGATGGAAGAACTGCTGATCGCCAAGCTGATTGCCACCGCCGCCAGGCAGATCGGCATGTTCCTGGTGATCCTGGCGGTGGTCAGCGCGGCCATCGTCGCCTTCATCATCTACACGATGACGCTGGGCAAGATCCGCGAGATCGCCGTGCTCAAGCTCATCGGCACCCATGACCGCACCATCGCCAGCATGATCCTGCAACAGGCGCTGGGGCTGGGGGTAATCGGCTTCATCGTTGGCAAGCTGTCCGCCAGCCTGTGGGCGCCACTGTTTCCGAAGTACGTGTTGCTCGAGACGTCGGATGCTGTGCTCGGCTTCTTCCTCGCCATGGTGGTGTGCGCACTGGCCAGCACGCTGGCGATCCGGGTGGCGCTCAAGGTCGATCCGGCTGCGGCGATTGGTGGCTGA
- a CDS encoding ABC transporter ATP-binding protein has product MAASIPATVGIRIDGLSKRYGTGTTAVDALKDVNMSVAPGEVVGLIGPSGSGKTTLLKCLGAITTPTRGRMTLGGEVIFDQEWKITDLTALRRDRIGFVFQSPYLIPFLDVTDNVALLPMLAGQPDAQARARAMELLQGLDVAHRAKALPSELSGGEQQRVSIARALANRPPVILADEPTAPLDSERALAVMRILNQMAAQYQTAIIVVTHDEKIIPTFKRIYNIRDGRTVEEAGQGRALQ; this is encoded by the coding sequence GTGGCTGCCAGCATACCCGCCACCGTCGGCATCCGGATTGATGGGCTGAGCAAGCGCTATGGCACCGGCACGACCGCCGTTGATGCGCTGAAGGACGTCAACATGAGCGTGGCTCCCGGCGAAGTGGTCGGGCTGATCGGCCCCAGCGGGTCGGGCAAGACCACGCTGCTCAAGTGCCTGGGGGCGATTACGACGCCGACGCGCGGCCGCATGACGCTGGGCGGCGAAGTCATCTTTGACCAAGAATGGAAGATCACCGACCTCACGGCATTGCGGCGTGATCGCATTGGTTTCGTCTTCCAGTCCCCGTACCTGATCCCGTTCCTCGACGTCACTGACAACGTCGCACTCCTGCCAATGCTGGCGGGGCAGCCCGACGCGCAGGCGCGGGCGCGGGCCATGGAGCTGTTGCAGGGACTCGATGTCGCGCATCGCGCGAAGGCCCTGCCGTCAGAACTCTCCGGCGGCGAGCAGCAGCGGGTATCCATTGCCCGCGCCCTGGCTAACCGCCCGCCGGTGATCCTGGCCGACGAACCCACCGCACCACTGGACAGTGAACGGGCCCTGGCGGTGATGCGCATCCTCAACCAGATGGCGGCGCAGTATCAGACCGCCATCATCGTCGTTACGCACGACGAAAAGATCATTCCCACCTTCAAGCGCATTTACAACATCCGCGACGGGCGGACGGTTGAGGAGGCGGGGCAGGGGCGTGCGCTTCAGTAG
- a CDS encoding YgaP family membrane protein: MKINEGVIDRSLRVIAGLVLIGLAATGTVGLWGYIGIIPLVTGAVGMCPLYSLLGINSCPTPRR, encoded by the coding sequence ATGAAAATCAATGAAGGCGTTATCGACCGCAGTCTGCGCGTCATCGCAGGGCTCGTCTTGATCGGCTTGGCTGCCACTGGAACAGTCGGGCTCTGGGGCTATATCGGCATCATCCCCCTGGTGACTGGTGCTGTTGGCATGTGCCCCCTATACAGCCTGCTGGGCATCAACAGCTGCCCCACGCCGCGCCGCTAA